Proteins found in one Ctenopharyngodon idella isolate HZGC_01 chromosome 16, HZGC01, whole genome shotgun sequence genomic segment:
- the pdp1 gene encoding pyruvate dehydrogenase phosphatase catalytic subunit 1: MAATSQVFRVIHGWRFGQILVPAVTCQNCSLSHLCTNATQPHSFVQRWRHQSRGYRTSPAWHTYYLTPPQVNSILKANEYNFKVPEFDGKNLSSIMGFDSNQLPANAPIEDRRSAATCLQTRGMLYGVFDGHAGCACAQALSERLFYYIAISLLPHETLTELENAVESGRPLQPILQWHKHPNDYFSKEASQLYFSSLRTYWQELLDLSVPGEQPDVAEALVSAFKRLDNDISLEAQVGDPNAFLHYWVLRVAFSGATACVAHIDGNELHVANTGDGRAVLGVQEPDGSFSALTLTNDHNAQNESEVQRVKSEHPLSEAKTVVKQDRLLGLLMPFRAFGDVKFKWSIELQRRVLESGPDQLHENEHAKFIPPNYHTPPYLTAAPEVTRHRLRPQDRFLVLGSDGLWETLHRQEVVRIVGEHLTGVHQQQPVSVGGFKVTLGQMQGLLQERKARISSTFEDQNAATHLIRHAVGSNEFGMVDHERLSKMLSLPEELARMYRDDITIIIVQFNPHVIGGQ, translated from the coding sequence ATGGCTGCTACCTCCCAAGTGTTCAGGGTCATCCACGGCTGGAGATTTGGTCAAATCTTGGTGCCAGCCGTAACATGCCAAAACTGCAGTCTGTCTCATCTCTGCACTAATGCAACTCAGCCACATAGCTTTGTTCAAAGATGGCGGCACCAGTCACGGGGATACAGGACCTCACCTGCATGGCACACATACTACCTGACCCCACCTCAGGTTAACAGCATCCTAAAGGCTAATGAGTACAACTTCAAAGTTCCTGAGTTTGATGGCAAGAACCTTAGTTCAATCATGGGCTTTGACAGCAACCAACTACCAGCAAACGCACCCATTGAGGATCGGAGAAGTGCAGCAACGTGCTTGCAGACACGCGGCATGCTTTATGGAGTATTCGATGGCCATGCGGGCTGCGCTTGTGCTCAGGCGCTCAGCGAGCGGCTCTTCTACTACATTGCCATTTCGTTGCTGCCGCATGAGACGTTGACGGAGCTGGAGAACGCAGTGGAGAGCGGACGACCTCTTCAACCGATTCTGCAGTGGCATAAGCACCCCAACGACTACTTCAGCAAGGAAGCCTCACAGCTCTACTTTTCCAGTTTGCGCACGTACTGGCAGGAACTTCTGGACCTGAGCGTTCCTGGGGAGCAACCTGATGTTGCGGAAGCTCTTGTGAGTGCCTTTAAAAGGTTGGACAATGACATATCCCTTGAAGCGCAGGTTGGCGACCCAAATGCGTTCTTGCACTACTGGGTGCTTCGTGTGGCATTCTCAGGTGCTACGGCATGCGTTGCACACATTGATGGTAATGAGCTGCACGTTGCCAACACTGGGGATGGCCGTGCAGTCCTGGGCGTACAAGAACCCGATGGCTCTTTTTCTGCCTTGACGCTCACCAATGACCACAACGCGCAGAACGAATCCGAGGTGCAGCGCGTGAAGTCCGAGCACCCGCTTTCCGAGGCCAAGACTGTGGTGAAGCAGGATCGTCTCTTGGGGTTACTCATGCCATTTCGCGCCTTCGGAGATGTTAAATTCAAGTGGAGCATCGAGCTGCAGCGTCGTGTTCTTGAGTCTGGACCGGACCAGCTCCATGAGAATGAGCATGCCAAGTTCATCCCACCCAACTACCACACGCCACCCTACCTTACGGCGGCACCGGAGGTGACACGACACCGCCTTCGTCCGCAGGATCGTTTCCTGGTGCTGGGCTCGGACGGGCTGTGGGAAACATTACACAGGCAGGAGGTGGTGAGGATTGTGGGGGAACATCTCACTGGAGTGCACCAGCAGCAGCCAGTCAGTGTTGGTGGTTTTAAGGTGACCTTGGGTCAGATGCAGGGATTGTTGCAGGAGAGGAAGGCTCGCATCTCCTCCACCTTCGAGGACCAGAATGCAGCTACACATCTGATTCGGCACGCTGTAGGGAGTAATGAGTTTGGAATGGTGGACCATGAGAGGTTGTCAAAGATGTTAAGCTTGCCAGAGGAATTAGCTCGCATGTACAGGGATGATATCACTATCATTATAGTGCAGTTTAACCCACACGTCATTGGCGGACAGTAA